One part of the Bradyrhizobium sp. CB1650 genome encodes these proteins:
- a CDS encoding GntR family transcriptional regulator produces MRPLKLDAPKSLSQRVMLRLRQAIIDGEFALGAAISEEMVANSFGVSRTPVREAMGQLQAQGLVVIRPQVGSFVFTPSAEDITALCTFRIALEPKAAELAFRHDRDGAIATMGAAIAAMEPAVAARDNIAYGRADAAFHEALFAHCGNCYLVESYQLVSGRVAALRTNLTSPIDVRTRTSFDEHRKLLDLFAHGELAAFETLITTHVTNSGVAYAQALKVD; encoded by the coding sequence TCATGCTGCGACTGCGCCAGGCCATCATCGACGGCGAGTTCGCGCTCGGCGCGGCGATTTCCGAGGAGATGGTGGCGAACTCCTTCGGCGTCAGCCGCACGCCGGTGCGCGAGGCGATGGGGCAGTTGCAGGCGCAAGGGCTCGTGGTGATCCGGCCGCAGGTCGGCAGCTTCGTCTTCACGCCGAGCGCCGAGGACATCACCGCGCTCTGCACCTTCCGGATCGCGCTCGAACCCAAGGCCGCCGAGCTCGCATTCCGTCACGACCGCGACGGCGCAATCGCGACGATGGGCGCCGCGATCGCGGCGATGGAGCCGGCGGTCGCTGCCAGGGACAACATCGCCTACGGTCGCGCCGATGCCGCCTTTCACGAGGCGCTGTTCGCGCATTGCGGCAACTGCTATCTCGTCGAATCCTATCAGCTCGTCTCGGGCCGCGTCGCCGCGCTGCGCACCAACCTCACCTCGCCGATCGATGTCAGGACCCGCACATCGTTCGATGAGCATCGCAAGCTACTCGATTTGTTCGCACATGGCGAGCTTGCCGCGTTCGAGACGCTGATCACGACGCATGTCACCAATTCAGGCGTGGCCTATGCGCAGGCGTTGAAGGTGGATTGA